One window of Medicago truncatula cultivar Jemalong A17 chromosome 2, MtrunA17r5.0-ANR, whole genome shotgun sequence genomic DNA carries:
- the LOC11443294 gene encoding disease resistance protein RPV1, which yields MATVMATSSSRPVAATVPHKKYDVFINFRGHDTRVGFTSHLESALCRNYFLTYTDYRIKSGKKIWDELVKAMNESTLFLVVFSENYADSSWCLDELVEIMKCRRKSRQVVVLPVFYRIEPSYVRKQTGSYGAALARHSQGHRDSHIQLWKDALREAGNLSGFHVTEKRSESAWIEDINKAVLKTLRYKYKNELTFNFKTDENYSKIQSSINFDSSKVQIIGIWGAKGIGKTAIVAAMFQNFSCKYQGTCFLEKVAEESKRNGINFTYKKLVSTLLGEDVNIDTPIVMSSMVIRRLKGMKAFIVLDDVRSPETLKTLIRERGGWLGAGSIVIVTTRDEDVLKSGGISNTHKVRNSLRISYLNKFTISLPKQGFLELSRKAIHYVNCNPIALKVLRSFHRLYTSEIDWKCALAKLKEISNAKIMRWTYKFQIWGTGQVWALFQAYRSMKVMFGHSVRLIEK from the exons ATGGCTACGGTTATGGCAACTTCTTCCTCTCGCCCTGTTGCTGCTACAGTGCCtcataaaaaatatgatgtatTTATCAACTTTCGAGGCCATGATACTCGTGTTGGGTTCACCAGCCATCTTGAATCTGCTTTGTGTCGAAACTATTTCTTGACCTACACAGACTACCGCATcaaaagtggaaaaaaaatctgGGACGAACTTGTGAAAGCAATGAATGAATCAACTCTTTTTCTAGTGGTGTTCTCAGAGAACTACGCGGATTCCAGTTGGTGTTTGGATGAACTTGTTGAAATAATGAAGTGTAGAAGAAAAAGTAGACAAGTTGTTGTTCTTCCTGTGTTCTACCGTATTGAACCTTCATATGTTCGGAAGCAGACTGGGAGTTATGGCGCTGCGTTGGCAAGACACAGCCAAGGCCACCGTGACAGTCATATACAACTTTGGAAGGATGCTCTTCGTGAAGCTGGTAATTTATCTGGTTTTCATGTTACCGAAAAAAG GAGCGAATCAGCCTGGATTGAAGACATTAACAAAGCTGTATTAAAAACGTTAAGATACAAGTACAAAAATGAACTTACATTTAATTTCAAAACCGATGAAAATTATAGTAAAATTCAATCTTCAATAAACTTTGATTCTAGCAAAGTTCAAATCATTGGAATTTGGGGTGCAAAAGGCATAGGTAAGACAGCCATTGTTGCTGCTATGTTTCAAAATTTCTCTTGCAAATATCAAGGTACCTGCTTCTTAGAAAAGGTGGCAGAAGAATCAAAAAGGAATGGAATCAATTTCACTTATAAAAAACTTGTTTCCACATTACTCGGGGAAGATGTTAATATCGACACGCCTATAGTAATGTCATCCATGGTCATTAGAAGACTCAAAGGAATGAAAGCTTTCATTGTACTAGATGATGTTCGTAGTCCAGAAACTCTGAAAACTTTGATTAGAGAGAGAGGTGGTTGGCTAGGAGCTGGTAGCATAGTCATTGTGACTACTAGGGATGAGGATGTGCTGAAAAGTGGAGGAATTAGCAACACTCATAAAGTCCGAAATTCCCTCCGGATTTCCTACTTGAATAAGTTTACCATTTCCTTACCTAAGCAGGGATTTTTGGAGCTTTCAAGAAAAGCAATTCATTATGTCAATTGCAACCCTATAGCTTTGAAAGTTTTGAGATCATTTCATCGACTTTACACAAGTGAAATCGACTGGAAATGTGCACTAGCAAAACTAAAGGAAATCTCCAATGCCAAAATAATGAGATGGACTTATAAATTTCAGATTTGGGGAACAGGACAAGTTTGGGCACTCTTTCAGGCTTACAGATCAATGAAGGTCATGTTTGGACATTCTGTGAGGCTTATAGAGAAATGA
- the LOC11441689 gene encoding pectinesterase/pectinesterase inhibitor PPE8B — MALSSTKELVLSRTKPIPTLITCTFILTLLLSTPALCASAPTKATSEFEFLKVAPSEFVGTVQDVVGILQEVMSILSQFGGSGFGDSRLSNAVSDCIDMLDLSSDALTWSASAAQNPKGKHNSTGNVNSDVRTWLSSALANPETCMDGFEGTSGIESQLVSTGLSQMMSMLAELLTQVDPNLDSFTQKEQKGRFPSWVKRDDRKLLQANGVNVDVVVATDGSGNFTKVMDAVHAAPDYSMKRYVIYVKRGVYIENVEIKKKKWNLMMVGDGMNATIITGNRSFIDGWTTFRSATFAVSGRGFIARDISFQNTAGPEKHQAVALRSDSDLSVFYRCGIFGYQDSLYTHTMRQFFRECKISGTVDFIFGDATTLFQNCQILVKKGLPNQKNTITAHGRKDPNEPTGFSIQFCNITADTDLLPSVNSTYTYLGRPWKEYSRTIFMQSHISDVLRPEGWLEWNGDFALDTLYYAEYMNYGSGAGLNKRVKWPGYHIMNDSSQASNFTVTQFIEGNLWLPTTGVAFTAGLGV, encoded by the exons ATGgctctttcttcaacaaaagAGTTAGTACTATCTCGAACAAAACCAATACCCACTCTCATAACATGCACATTCATTTTAACATTATTGTTGTCTACTCCAGCACTATGTGCTAGTGCTCCCACTAAAGCAACATCTGAATTTGAGTTTCTTAAGGTTGCTCCATCTGAATTTGTTGGGACAGTGCAAGATGTTGTTGGCATTTTGCAAGAAGTAATGTCCATTCTTTCTCAATTTGGTGGTTCTGGATTTGGAGATTCACGTCTCTCTAATGCTGTTTCTGATTGCATTGATATGCTTGATCTTTCCTCTGATGCACTTACTTGGTCTGCCTCTGCTGCTCAGAACCCCAAAG GTAAGCATAATAGTACTGGAAATGTGAACTCTGATGTGAGAACATGGTTAAGTTCTGCACTTGCAAATCCAGAGACATGCATGGATGGATTTGAAGGTACAAGTGGCATTGAGAGCCAATTAGTGTCTACTGGCTTAAGCCAAATGATGTCAATGTTGGCAGAGCTTCTCACACAAGTAGACCCTAATTTAGATAGCTTTacacaaaaagaacaaaaaggTCGATTTCCTTCTTGGGTTAAAAGAGATGATAGAAAACTCTTGCAAGCAAATGGGGTGAACGTCGATGTTGTCGTTGCTACCGATGGAAGCGGGAATTTTACGAAGGTGATGGATGCGGTGCATGCAGCTCCTGATTATAGCATGAAACGATATGTGATATACGTAAAGAGAGGTGTTTATATTGAAAATGTTGAaatcaagaagaagaaatggaATCTCATGATGGTCGGAGATGGTATGAATGCCACAATTATCACTGGTAATCGGAGCTTCATCGACGGTTGGACCACGTTTAGGTCAGCAACCTTTG CTGTTAGTGGTAGAGGATTCATAGCAAGAGACATCTCTTTTCAGAACACTGCAGGTCCTGAGAAGCACCAAGCAGTGGCACTAAGATCCGACTCTGACCTCTCTGTATTCTATCGATGTGGGATTTTTGGTTACCAAGACAGCCTCTACACGCATACAATGCGCCAATTCTTCCGAGAATGCAAAATAAGTGGCACGGTGGATTTTATCTTTGGCGATGCCACGACTCTTTTTCAAAACTGTCAAATACTAGTAAAAAAAGGGTTACCAAATCAAAAGAACACTATCACAGCTCACGGACGAAAAGACCCTAACGAACCAACTGGTTTCTCAATCCAATTCTGCAACATTACCGCCGATACAGACCTTCTTCCTTCGGTTAATTCCACTTATACATATCTTGGAAGACCGTGGAAAGAATATTCAAGAACAATTTTCATGCAATCTCATATAAGTGATGTGTTGAGGCCAGAAGGGTGGTTAGAATGGAATGGAGATTTTGCATTGGATACATTGTATTATGCTGAGTACATGAATTATGGGTCTGGTGCTGGATTAAATAAACGAGTTAAATGGCCAGGGTATCACATTATGAATGATTCTAGTCAAGCTAGTAATTTTACAGTGACACAATTTATTGAGGGGAATCTATGGTTGCCCACAACAGGTGTAGCATTCACTGCTGGATTAGGAGTTTAA